In one window of Enterobacteriaceae endosymbiont of Donacia cincticornis DNA:
- the tadA gene encoding tRNA adenosine(34) deaminase TadA, protein MKNHIYWMKCALNFAKLAESFKEVPVGAIIIKKNRIISYGINSSIKNNDPTGHAEIIALRKAAKYLKNYRLLDTTMYVTLEPCLMCFGAIITSRISRLVFSTYNKKFNTKLFIDLLNTYNINYSLKINSGILEEKCRNIIKNFFFLKRKKNNFLKKVY, encoded by the coding sequence ATGAAAAATCATATTTATTGGATGAAATGTGCTTTAAATTTTGCTAAATTAGCAGAATCTTTTAAAGAAGTACCAGTAGGAGCTATTATTATAAAAAAAAATAGGATTATTTCTTATGGAATTAATAGTTCAATAAAAAATAATGATCCTACAGGACATGCAGAAATTATAGCTTTAAGAAAAGCTGCAAAATATTTAAAAAATTATAGACTATTAGATACAACTATGTATGTAACATTAGAACCATGTTTGATGTGTTTTGGTGCTATAATTACTAGTAGAATTTCTCGATTAGTTTTTAGTACTTATAATAAAAAGTTTAATACAAAATTATTTATAGATTTATTAAACACATATAATATTAATTATTCATTAAAAATTAATTCTGGTATTTTAGAAGAAAAATGTAGAAATATAATAAAAAATTTTTTTTTCTTAAAAAGAAAAAAAAATAATTTTCTTAAAAAGGTTTATTAA